A genomic segment from Cygnus atratus isolate AKBS03 ecotype Queensland, Australia chromosome Z, CAtr_DNAZoo_HiC_assembly, whole genome shotgun sequence encodes:
- the TESK1 gene encoding dual specificity testis-specific protein kinase 1 isoform X2, producing the protein MALGVLGGAEMEWEKLPRRPGLAPRGERAEEGEGEAAGPWPGCGRLRPSSYRALRSAVSTLARIDDFYCEKIGAGFFSEVFKVRHRQSGQIMVLKMNKLTSNRGNMLREVQLMNRLSHPNILRFMGVCVHQGQLHALTEYINGGNLEQLLDSPVPLSWSTRIQLALDIARGLRYLHSKGIFHRDLTSKNCLVRCEASGYTAVVGDFGLAEKIPTYSEGSEKEPLAVVGSPYWMAPEVLRGEIYNEKADVFAYGIILCETIARVPADPDYLPRTEDFGLDVTAFRTMVGIDCPAAFLQLAFHCCSMEPTSRPSFLEITQCLEGVLQHQLGVEGAGATLFSIRDSLPAPSTAPALNGVAGRASSRAEQSPLRELGTQHLQPDQRLSRSQSDVFPPKSPTPPRPPEPCVGARTKETPPRVNPFSQREDLKGGKIKLFDTPSKSVISLTFDLPPPAPLQLGTPVTPEPAVEVQCDFSAPAAAPRKCHSLPASPELPRRGGLELGVGSPARPPSPKRGREDAGEPGNGVRASPPSPAAEERMDCGPDSPEPPRVPAPAPATSNFIRTAASGARPWHPEPRAPNGLLFNNNHVVVSKPLAWGSGLERGFSELSLPCAAAALERTERAAMLPGHGPGAVLEQDEVLPCPGCCLGPFSFSFASVCHRPAPSPPRYQNLNCEAKSLLCHDRGRLQKAPGPMLAEPSLKLPEAQS; encoded by the exons ATGGCGCTGGGGGTGCTCGGCGGGGCCGAAATGGAGTGGGAGAAGCTGCCGCGGAGGCCCGGGCTGGCACCGAGGGGGGAACGAGCCGAGGAAGGCGAGGGGGAAGCGGCGGGGCCGTGGCCGGGCTGCGGGAGGCTGCGGCCCTCCTCGTACCGGGCGCTGCGCAGCGCCGTCTCCACCCTGGCGCGCATCGACGATTTCTACTGCGAGAAGATCGGGGCCGGATTCTTCTCCGAGGTCTTTAAG GTGCGGCACCGCCAGTCCGGGCAGATCATGGTGCTGAAGATGAACAAGCTGACCAGCAACCGGGGCAACATGCTGCGGGAGGTGCAGCTGATGAACCGCCTCTCGCACCCCAACATCCTCAG GTTCATGGGGGTGTGCGTGCACCAGGGGCAGCTGCACGCGCTGACAGAG TACATCAACGGCGGCaacctggagcagctgctggacaGCCCCGTGCCCCTCTCCTGGTCCACGCGCATCCAGCTGGCCCTCGACATCGCCCGCGGGCTGCGCTACCTGCACTCCAAGGGCATCTTCCACCGCGACCTCACCTCCAAG aACTGCCTGGTGCGCTGCGAGGCCAGCGGCTACACGGCTGTGGTGGGCGACTTCGGCTTGGCGGAGAAGATCCCCACCTACAG CGAGGGCAGCGAGAAGGAGCCGCTGGCCGTGGTGGGCTCCCCGTACTGGATGGCGCCCGAGGTGCTGCGAGGGGAGATCTACAACGAGAAG GCTGATGTGTTCGCCTACGGCATCATCCTGTGCGAGACCATCGCTCGCGTCCCCGCGGACCCCGACTACCTGCCCCGCACCGAG GATTTTGGCCTGGACGTCACCGCTTTCCGCACCATGGTGGGAATCGACTGCCCGGCCGCCTTCCTCCAGCTGGCTTTCCACTGCTGCAGT ATGGAGCCGACCTCCCGCCCCTCGTTCCTGGAAATCACACAGTGCCTGGAAGGCgtcctgcagcaccagctgggCGTGGAGGGCGCTGGGGCCACCCTCTTCAGCATCAGGGACAGCCTGCCCGCGCCCAGCACGGCGCCCGCGCTCAACG GGGTGGCCGGGAGGGCATCCAGCCGTGCCGAGCAGTCGCCCCTGCGCGAGCTGGGGACGCAGCACCTGCAGCCGGACCAGCGCCTGTCCCGCAGCCAGTCCGACGTGTTCCCCCCCAAATCGCCCaccccgccgcggccgcccgAGCCCTGCGTCGGGGCCAGGACCAAGGAGACGCCGCCACGCGTCAACCCCTTCTCCCAGCGCGAGGACCTGAAGGGGGGCAAGATCAAGCTCTTCGACACGCCCAGCAAGTCGGTCATCTCGCTCACCTTCGACCTGCCCCCGCCTGCCCCGCTGCAGCTCGGCACCCCTGTGACGCCCGAGCCGGCCGTGGAGGTGCAGTGTGACTTCTCGGCGCCCGCCGCGGCCCCACGCAAGTGCCACTCGCTGCCCGCCTCCCCCGAGCTGCCCCGCCGTGGGGGTCTGGAGCTGGGCGTGGGATCCCCAGCACGGCCCCCCAGCCCGAAGCGGGGCCGGGAGGATGCTGGGGAGCCGGGAAATGGGGTCCGTgcctccccccccagccccgcagcggAGGAGCGGATGGACTGCGGCCCCGACAGCCCCGAGCCGCCGCGGGTCCCCGCTCCGGCACCCGCCACCAGCAACTTCATCCGCACGGCGGCCTCGGGCGCCCGGCCCTGGCACCCGGAGCCGAGGGCGCCCAACGGGCTGCTCTTCAACAACAACCACGTGGTGGTCAGCAAGCCGCTGGCCTGGGGCAGCGGGCTGGAGCGAGGCTTCTCCGAGCTCAGCCTCCCCTGCGCCGCCGCGGCGCTGGAGCGGACGGAGCGCGCGGCCATGCTgcccgggcacggccccggcgccgtgctggagcaggacgaggtgctgccctgccccggcTGCTGCTTGGGGCCTTTCAGCTTCAGCTTCGCCTCCGTTTGCCACCGGCCCGCGCCCAGCCCTCCCCGCTACCAGAACCTCAACTGCGAGGCCAAGAGCCTCCTCTGCCACGACCGCGGCCGCCTCCAGAAAGCCCCGGGGCCGATGCTGGCGGAGCCCAGCCTGAAGCTGCCGGAGGCGCAGTCCTAG
- the TESK1 gene encoding dual specificity testis-specific protein kinase 1 isoform X1, whose protein sequence is MALGVLGGAEMEWEKLPRRPGLAPRGERAEEGEGEAAGPWPGCGRLRPSSYRALRSAVSTLARIDDFYCEKIGAGFFSEVFKVRHRQSGQIMVLKMNKLTSNRGNMLREVQLMNRLSHPNILRFMGVCVHQGQLHALTEYINGGNLEQLLDSPVPLSWSTRIQLALDIARGLRYLHSKGIFHRDLTSKNCLVRCEASGYTAVVGDFGLAEKIPTYSEGSEKEPLAVVGSPYWMAPEVLRGEIYNEKADVFAYGIILCETIARVPADPDYLPRTEDFGLDVTAFRTMVGIDCPAAFLQLAFHCCSMEPTSRPSFLEITQCLEGVLQHQLGVEGAGATLFSIRDSLPAPSTAPALNGTWVSRGWGVPLYHPTSYWGAGWGKRRSAGCSPAPHHLGCSPFCPMVPGGTQGAGDPPVLRPCPGVAGRASSRAEQSPLRELGTQHLQPDQRLSRSQSDVFPPKSPTPPRPPEPCVGARTKETPPRVNPFSQREDLKGGKIKLFDTPSKSVISLTFDLPPPAPLQLGTPVTPEPAVEVQCDFSAPAAAPRKCHSLPASPELPRRGGLELGVGSPARPPSPKRGREDAGEPGNGVRASPPSPAAEERMDCGPDSPEPPRVPAPAPATSNFIRTAASGARPWHPEPRAPNGLLFNNNHVVVSKPLAWGSGLERGFSELSLPCAAAALERTERAAMLPGHGPGAVLEQDEVLPCPGCCLGPFSFSFASVCHRPAPSPPRYQNLNCEAKSLLCHDRGRLQKAPGPMLAEPSLKLPEAQS, encoded by the exons ATGGCGCTGGGGGTGCTCGGCGGGGCCGAAATGGAGTGGGAGAAGCTGCCGCGGAGGCCCGGGCTGGCACCGAGGGGGGAACGAGCCGAGGAAGGCGAGGGGGAAGCGGCGGGGCCGTGGCCGGGCTGCGGGAGGCTGCGGCCCTCCTCGTACCGGGCGCTGCGCAGCGCCGTCTCCACCCTGGCGCGCATCGACGATTTCTACTGCGAGAAGATCGGGGCCGGATTCTTCTCCGAGGTCTTTAAG GTGCGGCACCGCCAGTCCGGGCAGATCATGGTGCTGAAGATGAACAAGCTGACCAGCAACCGGGGCAACATGCTGCGGGAGGTGCAGCTGATGAACCGCCTCTCGCACCCCAACATCCTCAG GTTCATGGGGGTGTGCGTGCACCAGGGGCAGCTGCACGCGCTGACAGAG TACATCAACGGCGGCaacctggagcagctgctggacaGCCCCGTGCCCCTCTCCTGGTCCACGCGCATCCAGCTGGCCCTCGACATCGCCCGCGGGCTGCGCTACCTGCACTCCAAGGGCATCTTCCACCGCGACCTCACCTCCAAG aACTGCCTGGTGCGCTGCGAGGCCAGCGGCTACACGGCTGTGGTGGGCGACTTCGGCTTGGCGGAGAAGATCCCCACCTACAG CGAGGGCAGCGAGAAGGAGCCGCTGGCCGTGGTGGGCTCCCCGTACTGGATGGCGCCCGAGGTGCTGCGAGGGGAGATCTACAACGAGAAG GCTGATGTGTTCGCCTACGGCATCATCCTGTGCGAGACCATCGCTCGCGTCCCCGCGGACCCCGACTACCTGCCCCGCACCGAG GATTTTGGCCTGGACGTCACCGCTTTCCGCACCATGGTGGGAATCGACTGCCCGGCCGCCTTCCTCCAGCTGGCTTTCCACTGCTGCAGT ATGGAGCCGACCTCCCGCCCCTCGTTCCTGGAAATCACACAGTGCCTGGAAGGCgtcctgcagcaccagctgggCGTGGAGGGCGCTGGGGCCACCCTCTTCAGCATCAGGGACAGCCTGCCCGCGCCCAGCACGGCGCCCGCGCTCAACGGTACGTGGGTGTcccgggggtggggggtgccCCTTTACCACCCCACCAGCTACTGGGGAGCGGGCTGGGGTAAGAGGAGGTCTGCAGGATGCAGCCCCGCTCCTCACCACCTGGGCTGCTCCCCGTTTTGCCCTATGGTGCCAGGGGGCACCCAGGGCGCCGGTGACCCCCCTGTCCTGCGCCCCTGCCCAGGGGTGGCCGGGAGGGCATCCAGCCGTGCCGAGCAGTCGCCCCTGCGCGAGCTGGGGACGCAGCACCTGCAGCCGGACCAGCGCCTGTCCCGCAGCCAGTCCGACGTGTTCCCCCCCAAATCGCCCaccccgccgcggccgcccgAGCCCTGCGTCGGGGCCAGGACCAAGGAGACGCCGCCACGCGTCAACCCCTTCTCCCAGCGCGAGGACCTGAAGGGGGGCAAGATCAAGCTCTTCGACACGCCCAGCAAGTCGGTCATCTCGCTCACCTTCGACCTGCCCCCGCCTGCCCCGCTGCAGCTCGGCACCCCTGTGACGCCCGAGCCGGCCGTGGAGGTGCAGTGTGACTTCTCGGCGCCCGCCGCGGCCCCACGCAAGTGCCACTCGCTGCCCGCCTCCCCCGAGCTGCCCCGCCGTGGGGGTCTGGAGCTGGGCGTGGGATCCCCAGCACGGCCCCCCAGCCCGAAGCGGGGCCGGGAGGATGCTGGGGAGCCGGGAAATGGGGTCCGTgcctccccccccagccccgcagcggAGGAGCGGATGGACTGCGGCCCCGACAGCCCCGAGCCGCCGCGGGTCCCCGCTCCGGCACCCGCCACCAGCAACTTCATCCGCACGGCGGCCTCGGGCGCCCGGCCCTGGCACCCGGAGCCGAGGGCGCCCAACGGGCTGCTCTTCAACAACAACCACGTGGTGGTCAGCAAGCCGCTGGCCTGGGGCAGCGGGCTGGAGCGAGGCTTCTCCGAGCTCAGCCTCCCCTGCGCCGCCGCGGCGCTGGAGCGGACGGAGCGCGCGGCCATGCTgcccgggcacggccccggcgccgtgctggagcaggacgaggtgctgccctgccccggcTGCTGCTTGGGGCCTTTCAGCTTCAGCTTCGCCTCCGTTTGCCACCGGCCCGCGCCCAGCCCTCCCCGCTACCAGAACCTCAACTGCGAGGCCAAGAGCCTCCTCTGCCACGACCGCGGCCGCCTCCAGAAAGCCCCGGGGCCGATGCTGGCGGAGCCCAGCCTGAAGCTGCCGGAGGCGCAGTCCTAG
- the LOC118256697 gene encoding B-cell differentiation antigen CD72-like, with amino-acid sequence MAQSVLYADLRFAKGPGGRGTASQALEAALGMDEAESPYENMASGPAPAGPAGEGALESPGPCSRRRCISAGLLVTCLLLLVAAVVLGACYWQATRELRDASREQAAERGRFSQEARAWEQSLEQARRELAQARAELQRAWREGNSSLLELGRQEAELARVSGALAGAERELQDVQGRLNTSESTVTLLRSCTAIDCCPSGWLLYRGKCLFVSSEKKTWDDSRTECENKYSQLLITKSWSRWTVPSFLKNADTVYWIGLQKTSFPWYDYGWLEEGEPDSDGITDAWFWVDGSLYDRPWQSKLNGSCAVISRGNIKPAPCKAPDDLHLWICEKAAGPSSPFG; translated from the exons ATGGCACAGAGCGTGCTCTACGCCGACCTGCGCTTCGCCAAGGGGCCAGGGGGCCGCGGCACGGCCAGCCAGGCGCTGGAGGCAG cccttggCATGGACGAGGCCGAGAGCCCCTACGAGAACATGGCATCGGGGCCGGCGCCCGCGGGGCCGGCTGGGGAAGGGGCCCTGGAAAGCCCAG GGCCCTGCTCCCGGCGGCGCTGCatctctgcggggctgctggtcacctgcctgctgctgctggtggctgccgTGGTCCTGGGGGCCTGTT ACTGGCAGGCGACCCGTGAGCTGCGGGACGCGTCCCGGGAGCAGGCGGCCGAGCGCGGCCGCTTCTCGCAGGAGGCGCGGGCGTGGGAGCAGAGCCTGGAGCAGGCGCGCCGGGAGCTGGCGCAGGCGCGCGCGGAGCTGCAGCGAGCGTGGCGAGAGGGCaacagcagcctgctggagctgggcaggcaggaggccgAGCTGGCGCGCGTCTCGGGGGCCCTGGCCGGCGCtgagagggagctgcaggacgTGCAGGGGAGGCTCAACACCAGCGAGAGCACCGTGACCCTGCTGCGCTCCTGCACGGCTATAG ACTGCTGCCCCTCGGGCTGGCTGCTCTACCGCGGCAAGTGCCTCTTCGTCTCGTCGGAGAAGAAGACGTGGGATGACAGCAGAACGGAGTGTGAGAATAAATACTCTCAGCTCCTGATCACCAAGTCCTGGAGTCGCTGGACAGTGCCG AGCTTCCTGAAGAACGCGGACACCGTGTACTGGATCGGGCTGCAGAAGACCAGCTTCCCCTGGTATGACTACGGCtggctggaggaaggggagcCGGACAGCGACGGGATCACGGACGCCTGGTTCTGGGTGGACGGCTCGCTTTACGACAG GCCGTGGCAGTCGAAGCTGAACGGGTCCTGTGCCGTAATCAGCCGCGGGAACATCAAGCCGGCGCCGTGCAAGGCTCCGGATGACCTGCATCTCTGGATCTGCGAGaaggcggcggggccgagctCCCCTTTCGGGTGA